A single Paenibacillus kribbensis DNA region contains:
- the serS gene encoding serine--tRNA ligase — protein MLDIKILRNELGRVEKALQNRGKSLDLIKGFTDLDVSRRELLQESEALKNRRNVVSGEVAKLKKNKENADDLIAEMRQVSDRIKELDEQVRELEVQIDEQVMSIPNIPNDTVPVGASEEDNVEIRRWSEPREFSFTPKAHWELAQNLDILDFEAAAKVTGSRFTFYKGLGARLERALINFMMDLHSSEHGYEEMLPPYIVNRDSLYGTGQLPKFEEDLFKLRDTEYYLIPTAEVPVTNYHREEIMNAEQLPKYYVAYSSCFRSEAGSAGRDTRGLIRQHQFNKVEMLKLVHPDTSYEELEKMTNDAERVLQLLGLPYRVLALCTGDMGFTAAKTYDLEVWLPESGMYREISSCSNTEDFQARRANIRFRPDAKAKPEFVHTLNGSGLAVGRTVAAILENYQQEDGSIVVPEVLRPYMRGVEVITPKQ, from the coding sequence GTGTTAGATATAAAGATTTTACGTAATGAGCTTGGTCGGGTTGAAAAAGCTTTACAGAACAGAGGCAAATCGCTGGATCTGATAAAGGGTTTTACAGATTTGGATGTAAGCCGTCGTGAGCTGCTTCAGGAAAGTGAAGCACTCAAAAATCGCCGGAATGTCGTATCTGGTGAAGTAGCCAAGCTGAAAAAGAACAAGGAAAATGCGGATGATCTTATTGCCGAAATGCGTCAGGTCTCCGATCGTATTAAAGAATTGGATGAGCAAGTACGCGAGCTGGAGGTTCAGATCGACGAACAAGTGATGTCCATTCCGAATATTCCCAATGACACAGTGCCTGTAGGTGCCTCGGAAGAGGATAATGTGGAAATCCGTCGCTGGTCGGAGCCGCGTGAGTTTTCATTTACGCCCAAAGCGCATTGGGAATTGGCACAGAACTTGGACATTCTTGATTTTGAAGCCGCAGCTAAGGTAACGGGTTCTCGTTTCACGTTTTACAAAGGGCTGGGAGCACGACTGGAGCGTGCGCTGATTAACTTTATGATGGATCTGCACAGCAGTGAGCATGGGTATGAAGAAATGCTTCCTCCATACATTGTGAATCGCGACAGTCTCTATGGAACAGGGCAACTTCCGAAGTTTGAAGAGGATTTGTTCAAGCTGCGCGACACCGAGTATTACCTCATTCCTACGGCTGAAGTTCCGGTAACGAACTACCACCGCGAAGAAATTATGAATGCGGAGCAGCTTCCAAAGTATTATGTGGCATACAGCTCTTGTTTCCGTTCAGAAGCAGGATCAGCAGGCCGGGACACACGTGGTTTGATTCGCCAGCATCAGTTCAATAAGGTAGAGATGCTCAAGCTGGTTCATCCGGATACCTCTTACGAGGAATTGGAGAAAATGACGAATGATGCTGAGCGTGTGCTGCAGCTGCTTGGTCTTCCATATCGCGTGCTGGCACTTTGCACCGGGGATATGGGATTTACTGCTGCCAAAACGTACGATTTGGAAGTGTGGCTGCCTGAGAGCGGCATGTACCGCGAAATTTCTTCGTGCTCTAACACCGAAGACTTCCAGGCACGTCGTGCGAACATCCGGTTCCGTCCAGATGCGAAGGCAAAGCCTGAATTTGTACATACGCTGAACGGCTCAGGATTGGCTGTAGGGCGTACGGTGGCCGCTATTTTGGAGAACTATCAGCAGGAAGACGGAAGTATTGTGGTCCCTGAAGTGCTGCGTCCATACATGCGAGGCGTCGAGGTTATAACTCCCAAACAGTAG
- the pdxT gene encoding pyridoxal 5'-phosphate synthase glutaminase subunit PdxT: protein MKIGVLSLQGAVAEHIRSVECAGAEGVAVKKIEQLDELSGLIIPGGESTTIGKLMHKYEFIDAIRQFSTQGKPIFGTCAGLIVLAKTIQGQEEAHLGLMDITVSRNAFGRQRESFETDLSIKGIEQPVRAVFIRAPLIMSVGTGVDVLSEYNGEIVAARQGHLLASSFHPELTDDYRLHQYFVDMVRE, encoded by the coding sequence ATGAAAATAGGAGTATTGTCGCTGCAAGGCGCTGTAGCTGAGCATATACGTAGTGTTGAATGTGCAGGTGCTGAAGGCGTGGCGGTGAAGAAGATCGAACAGCTCGATGAGCTGTCCGGTCTTATCATTCCCGGCGGCGAAAGCACAACCATAGGCAAGCTAATGCACAAGTATGAATTTATAGATGCTATACGTCAGTTTTCCACGCAAGGTAAGCCTATATTTGGTACCTGTGCAGGATTGATCGTGCTGGCCAAAACAATTCAAGGGCAGGAAGAAGCGCACTTGGGACTGATGGATATTACAGTATCGCGTAATGCTTTTGGTCGCCAACGGGAAAGCTTCGAAACAGACTTGAGTATTAAAGGGATTGAGCAGCCGGTTCGGGCTGTGTTTATACGCGCACCGTTAATCATGTCTGTTGGAACAGGAGTAGACGTACTGTCTGAGTACAACGGCGAGATCGTAGCCGCCCGTCAGGGGCATTTGCTGGCTTCATCCTTCCATCCGGAATTAACAGACGATTACCGGTTACATCAGTATTTTGTGGATATGGTCCGCGAATAG
- the pdxS gene encoding pyridoxal 5'-phosphate synthase lyase subunit PdxS gives METGTSRVKRGMAEMQKGGVIMDVMNAEQAKIAEAAGATAVMALERVPSDIRAAGGVARMADPTIVEEVMKVVSIPVMAKARIGHFVEAKVLESLGVDYLDESEVLTPADEVFHIDKREFTVPFVCGAKDLGEALRRIGEGASMIRTKGEPGTGNIVEAVRHMRFINGQIRKVQNLSKDELYAEAKNLGVAYELLLEVHEHGKLPVVNFAAGGVATPADAALMMHLGADGVFVGSGIFKSDSPEKFARAIVEATTHYTDYKLIAEVSKNLGTPMKGIEISKLASHERMQDRGW, from the coding sequence ATGGAAACGGGAACTTCGCGTGTTAAAAGAGGTATGGCAGAGATGCAAAAAGGCGGCGTGATTATGGATGTCATGAACGCTGAACAGGCTAAAATTGCGGAGGCAGCAGGCGCTACAGCTGTAATGGCTCTTGAACGGGTGCCTTCAGATATCCGTGCAGCTGGTGGGGTCGCTCGTATGGCTGATCCGACGATTGTGGAAGAGGTTATGAAGGTTGTTTCTATTCCTGTTATGGCTAAGGCGCGTATCGGCCATTTTGTGGAGGCCAAGGTGCTGGAATCTCTCGGCGTTGACTATCTCGATGAGAGTGAAGTGCTGACACCTGCGGATGAAGTTTTCCATATCGATAAGCGGGAGTTCACCGTTCCATTTGTTTGTGGAGCCAAGGATCTGGGAGAAGCACTGCGTCGTATCGGCGAAGGCGCATCTATGATTCGTACAAAGGGTGAGCCTGGAACAGGAAATATTGTTGAAGCTGTTCGACATATGCGTTTTATCAACGGCCAAATTCGGAAGGTACAAAACCTGTCGAAGGACGAGCTGTATGCAGAAGCAAAAAACCTCGGCGTTGCTTACGAGCTGCTGCTGGAAGTGCATGAGCATGGTAAGCTGCCAGTGGTTAACTTTGCAGCGGGCGGCGTAGCAACACCTGCTGATGCCGCATTGATGATGCATCTGGGCGCTGATGGTGTCTTCGTGGGTTCTGGTATTTTCAAATCAGACAGCCCTGAGAAATTCGCTAGAGCAATCGTGGAAGCAACCACTCATTATACAGACTACAAGCTGATTGCAGAGGTATCAAAGAATTTGGGTACTCCTATGAAGGGCATTGAAATTTCCAAGCTGGCATCGCATGAGCGTATGCAGGATCGTGGTTGGTAA
- a CDS encoding D-alanyl-D-alanine carboxypeptidase family protein produces the protein MKANNQKQNNKRSMIKKSVTAVMALNLMYMSVLPVVGHFDPTVATFAAGATTEATKITGTGSINPPSLALRSAILIEPSTGQVLLSMNPDEPLPPASMTKMMTEYIVAEQVKQGKLKWTDKVTVNENAAKSIGSRIFLAQGDQHTVEELYIAMAVGSANDATVALAERVSGTEQDFVKLMNETAQKMGMKNTYFINSTGLDRKDMPTAYQPNTDRETVMTARDAATLASNIIKDHPDYTRFTTIQSYKFRPTDKAPIVNYNWMLEANKNITNFRKFAYPGLDGMKTGHTTNAGNCFTGTAERNGMRLISVVMGADSEPHRFTETAKVLNYGFDNFEVKQVVAPKTVVKGIENVPVTKGKETEVSVVTKDAVSFIVPKGASNPKVTFTTNITPASSLVAPLKQGAKVGTITYTYKTDGSDKGQVKTVDLVTTTAVEEGGWFRMLFRAIGDFFGDLFQSIKNLF, from the coding sequence TTGAAAGCGAACAATCAAAAACAAAATAACAAACGCAGTATGATTAAGAAAAGCGTAACTGCTGTTATGGCGCTCAATTTGATGTATATGTCGGTGTTGCCTGTTGTAGGCCATTTCGATCCGACTGTGGCTACTTTTGCCGCGGGAGCGACAACAGAGGCTACTAAAATCACGGGGACAGGCTCCATTAACCCGCCAAGTCTGGCACTACGTTCCGCTATCCTGATTGAGCCTTCCACAGGGCAGGTGCTGCTGTCCATGAACCCGGATGAGCCGCTTCCGCCAGCCAGTATGACTAAAATGATGACCGAATACATCGTGGCTGAGCAGGTCAAGCAGGGTAAGCTCAAATGGACCGACAAGGTAACTGTTAATGAGAACGCTGCTAAGAGCATCGGATCGCGTATTTTTTTGGCTCAAGGTGATCAACATACGGTAGAAGAGCTTTATATTGCCATGGCGGTAGGTTCTGCTAATGATGCAACGGTAGCCCTTGCGGAGCGTGTATCTGGGACGGAGCAGGATTTTGTTAAATTAATGAATGAGACCGCCCAAAAAATGGGCATGAAAAACACGTATTTCATCAACTCTACAGGATTAGACCGTAAGGATATGCCGACAGCCTATCAGCCGAATACAGATCGGGAGACTGTGATGACAGCGAGAGATGCGGCAACACTAGCGAGCAACATTATTAAGGACCATCCGGATTACACACGATTTACGACGATTCAATCCTATAAATTCCGTCCGACGGACAAGGCACCGATTGTTAACTACAACTGGATGCTGGAAGCAAACAAAAATATCACCAACTTTAGAAAGTTTGCCTATCCGGGTCTGGATGGAATGAAAACCGGCCATACGACCAACGCGGGGAACTGCTTTACCGGAACAGCCGAGCGCAACGGAATGCGCCTTATTAGTGTAGTTATGGGAGCAGACTCTGAACCTCACCGTTTTACGGAGACGGCTAAAGTACTGAACTATGGTTTTGATAATTTTGAAGTGAAACAGGTTGTAGCACCAAAGACAGTAGTTAAGGGTATAGAGAATGTGCCTGTCACCAAAGGTAAAGAAACAGAAGTGTCTGTTGTGACCAAGGATGCAGTAAGTTTTATCGTGCCTAAGGGCGCGAGCAATCCTAAGGTAACTTTCACAACGAACATAACGCCGGCAAGCTCTCTCGTGGCGCCATTGAAGCAAGGGGCAAAAGTCGGAACAATCACGTATACGTACAAAACAGATGGCTCGGATAAAGGCCAGGTAAAAACTGTGGATTTGGTTACGACGACGGCAGTGGAAGAAGGCGGCTGGTTCCGGATGCTTTTCCGGGCAATCGGAGATTTCTTTGGTGATTTGTTCCAGAGTATTAAAAACCTCTTCTAA
- the guaB gene encoding IMP dehydrogenase: protein MWEDKFGKEGLTFDDVLLVPRKSEVLPKEVSVATRLSDNVKLNIPLMSAGMDTVTEAVLAIAMAREGGIGIIHKNMSIEQQAEEVDRVKRSESGVITNPFSLNPDHLVSDAEAVMGKYRISGVPIVNEENKLVGIITNRDLRFIHDFNLKISEVMTKEELVTAPVGTTLQEAEVILQKHKIEKLPLVDDENYLKGLITIKDIEKAIQFPNAAKDVQGRLLVGAAVGISKDTFDRTEALVKAGVDVIVVDSAHGHHINIIEAVRKLRSAYPDLTIVAGNVATGDGTRELIEAGASVVKVGIGPGSICTTRVIAGIGVPQITAIYDCATVAREYNIPIIADGGIKYSGEITKAIAAGASAVMLGSLFAGTEESPGESEIYQGRRFKVYRGMGSMAAMKQGSKDRYFQDDDKKLVPEGIEGRVAYKGPLSDTVHQLLGGLRSGMGYCGTANIEELRNDTSFIRITGAGLRESHPHDVQITKEAPNYSL, encoded by the coding sequence GTGTGGGAAGATAAATTTGGTAAGGAAGGCCTTACCTTTGACGATGTTTTGCTGGTACCTCGTAAGTCGGAGGTTCTACCTAAAGAAGTTAGCGTGGCGACTCGTTTGAGTGATAACGTGAAGCTGAATATTCCTTTGATGAGTGCTGGTATGGATACTGTTACTGAGGCAGTGCTGGCAATTGCGATGGCTCGTGAGGGTGGTATCGGTATTATTCATAAAAATATGTCGATTGAACAACAAGCGGAAGAGGTGGATCGGGTTAAACGCTCGGAGAGCGGTGTAATCACCAATCCATTTTCATTGAATCCAGATCACTTGGTATCCGATGCTGAGGCGGTTATGGGGAAATATCGGATTTCTGGTGTACCTATTGTAAACGAAGAAAACAAGCTGGTTGGTATTATTACTAACCGCGATCTTCGCTTTATTCATGATTTTAATCTTAAAATCAGTGAAGTTATGACGAAGGAAGAACTGGTAACTGCGCCTGTAGGAACGACTTTACAGGAAGCGGAAGTTATTTTGCAAAAGCATAAAATTGAAAAACTTCCTTTGGTCGATGATGAAAATTATCTCAAAGGTCTTATCACTATTAAGGATATTGAGAAGGCTATTCAATTTCCAAACGCAGCGAAAGATGTACAGGGGCGTCTTCTGGTCGGTGCGGCTGTCGGTATTTCCAAAGATACATTTGATCGCACTGAAGCACTTGTAAAAGCTGGCGTAGATGTGATTGTCGTGGATTCTGCTCACGGTCATCATATTAACATTATCGAGGCGGTTCGCAAGTTGCGTAGTGCTTACCCAGATCTGACCATTGTAGCGGGCAATGTAGCTACTGGTGACGGAACGCGTGAGTTGATCGAAGCAGGGGCTTCGGTCGTAAAAGTCGGAATTGGTCCAGGCTCTATCTGTACAACTCGCGTAATTGCAGGTATTGGTGTTCCACAAATAACAGCTATTTATGATTGTGCAACCGTAGCACGGGAGTATAATATTCCGATTATTGCAGACGGTGGTATTAAATACTCCGGCGAGATTACAAAGGCCATTGCGGCAGGAGCTTCCGCGGTAATGCTGGGAAGTCTTTTTGCAGGTACGGAAGAAAGCCCGGGCGAATCCGAAATCTATCAAGGACGCCGCTTTAAAGTATATCGGGGTATGGGCTCAATGGCTGCGATGAAGCAGGGTAGTAAAGATCGGTATTTCCAAGATGACGATAAGAAGCTGGTACCGGAAGGTATCGAAGGACGTGTTGCTTATAAAGGGCCACTATCCGACACTGTTCATCAACTGCTGGGCGGTCTACGTTCCGGTATGGGATATTGCGGTACAGCTAATATTGAGGAGCTTCGCAACGATACAAGCTTTATCCGTATTACTGGCGCAGGTCTGCGCGAAAGTCATCCGCATGATGTACAAATTACGAAAGAAGCACCAAACTACTCTTTATAG